A window of the Theileria parva strain Muguga chromosome 2, complete sequence, whole genome shotgun sequence genome harbors these coding sequences:
- the CEP76 gene encoding C2 domain protein, which produces MEISYADLKDCFVKIDLWKKHRLSLNTLHATRFLTFQDVIESKSNLTLSLEIPVPKNVNETEGNSVVTEDTERKIPLHKLNVVMLLEEIFDFTFRFMNWSFTPSAHLPAHLKNAPKNIKVSVIREIGKGWDSKWANISNDDYWPSAGDFKYRGTIRHMKISYFQVKVYCISRKFWRRTTTLLGTCVISLRSVRDYPLVRGAVKKLAQGADQMQSGIIQGNVECYMSSVDMNEYDVNQNRPAQPISGSSLLTHLDKSYRYLVIRIVRCESLPSTNTDTNSSDPMVKVRWDGIVNCTPTLESTTGPVYNHNMYFPIHLVDEAETRNPHLILNFLPVDLLSKGPVVMEVWDGDDTSTEFLGGVEIPLSRLFLNGTETKKTLVDGIYNEGSKHGLGDEETHEAGEPVLYSGFSNDVNVEHETLVYRDTLTLTGFTVPHRGSKPTITFEMYILPPMPRGLTFPNDQKRQVKSDTCRDLARRWDREFETWQKMYKDQTLSTFPYRRFLTTTNALKMEISGSEVPLSCFVTPIQVPSQLSRPGMLLHWISNFALKDDSVDTVGELRKIDNWQTPSRFLTTRKGGLHDRAILLCSCLLGINFDAYVCKGTIKNGTVEHCWVMTRHSDSTVSFWETGNKKIWHLPKRWRVPKEDSDGFEDLNPNLVPLDNYQNIPFEPVNLQQLQETNKTHGLTKYEMYGNDYVPDQRVDLDALLHKHDKVNFDTALRDQLTKTILDNPETKQKFAKTLKQLKPKQELMVPSETLVHLPYSSIETVFNNRQVWGNRQNHHPSCILYDLEDEQQWKPFLKAPLEDELTQYLQITPPPTLHKW; this is translated from the exons ATGGAGATTTCCTACGCTGACTTGAAGGATTGTTTCgttaaaattgatttatgGAAGAAACACAGACTCAGCTTAAACACACTCCACGCTACCAGATTCTTAACATTTCAAGATGTTATAGAAAGCAAGTCAAATCTTACGCTGTCGTTGGAAATCCCAGTCCCTAAAAATGTGAATGAAACCGAGGGTAACTCCGTTGTCACAGAGGATACTGAGAGAAAAATACCACTCCATAAACTAAATGTAGTAATGCTCTTGGAGGAAATCTTTGATTTCACGTTTAGGTTTATGAACTGGTCCTTCACTCCATCAGCGCATCTCCCAGCGCATTTAAAAAACGCgcctaaaaatataaaagtCTCAGTTATCAGAGAGATTGGAAAGGGCTGGGACAGTAAGTGGGCTAACATTTCCAACGACGACTACTGGCCTTCGGCCGGTGATTTTAAGTACAGAGGCACCATCCGACACATGAAAATTTCATACTTTCAAGTTAAAGTTTATTGTATCAGCAGGAAGTTTTGGAGGAGAACCACGACACTGCTTGGGACTTGTGTTATCTCACTCAGGTCAGTGAGGGATTATCCCCTGGTAAGAGGAGCAGTTAAAAAACTAGCCCAAGGCGCTGATCAAATGCAAAGTGGGATAATCCAGGGAAATGTGGAATGTTACATGAGCAGTGTGGACATGAACGAGTACGACGTGAATCAAAATAGACCCGCGCAGCCCATCTCAGGATCCTCACTCCTGACACATTTAGACAAAAGTTACAGATACTTAGTCATAAGGATTGTCAGATGTGAATCTTTGCCCTCGACTAATACTGACACTAATTCCTCAGATCCCATGGTTAAGGTCAGATGGGACGGGATTGTCAATTGTACACCCACCCTGGAGTCCACTACCGGCCCAGTGTATAATCATAATATGTACTTCCCAATCCATTTAGTAGACGAAGCTGAGACGAGAAACCCGCACCTTATCTTAAACTTCTTACCGGTGGATTTGTTATCCAAGGGTCCTGTGGTCATGGAGGTCTGGGACGGCGATGACACTTCTACTGAATTTCTAGGCGGTGTGGAAATTCCACTATCGCGCCTATTCCTAAACGGGACAGAGACTAAAAAAACCCTAGTGGATGGGATTTACAATGAAGGCTCGAAACACGGCTTAGGTGACGAGGAAACTCATGAGGCTGGTGAGCCAGTGTTATACTCTGGATTTTCCAACGATGTTAACGTGGAACATGAGACTCTTGTGTATAGAGATACTCTCACGTTAACAGGGTTTACAGTGCCGCACAGAGGCTCTAAACCTACAATTACCTTTGAAATGTACATTCTCCCGCCAATGCCCAGGGGCCTAACATTCCCAAATGATCAAAAGAGACAAGTTAAATCCGACACTTGCAGAGACTTAGCCAGACGCTGGGATCGGGAATTTGAAACCTGGCAGAAAATGTATAAAGATCAGACTTTATCAACATTTCCCTATAGACGGTTTTTAACCACGACAAACGCACTTAAAATGGAAATCTCAGGCTCGGAAGTTCCGCTTTCATGTTTTGTCACGCCGATACAAGTGCCGTCTCAGTTATCAAGGCCTGGAATGCTCTTGCACTGGATTTCAAATTTTGCGCTTAAAGATGACTCAGTAGACACTGTGGGAGAGCTAAGGAAAATTGATAACTGGCAAACTCCTTCCAGATTCCTAACTACGAGAAAGGGCGGCCTTCATGACAGGGCCATTTTACTCTGCAGTTGTCTGCTGGGGATTAATTTTGACGCGTACGTCTGCAAGGGCACAATTAAAAACGGAACTGTTGAACACTGCTGGGTCATGACCAGGCACTCAGATTCCACAGTCTCATTTTGGGAAACTGGAAATAAGAAAATCTGGCACCTTCCCAAGCGCTGGCGAGTGCCCAAGGAAGACTCCGACGGCTTTGAAGATTTAAATCCAAACTTAGTTCCTTTGGATAACTATCAAAACATTCCCTTTGAACCGGTTAATTTGCAGCAGCTTCAAGAGACAAATAAAACTCACGGGCTCACAAAGTATGAAATGTACGGAAACGACTACGTACCTGACCAGAGAGTTGATTTAGACGCGCTACTCCACAAACATGACAAAGTTAACTTTGACACCGCGCTAAGAGATCAACTAACCAAAACTATACTTGACAATCCCGAAACCAAACAAAAATTCGCCAAAACACTCAAACAACTTAAACCCAAACAG GAGTTGATGGTGCCGTCTGAGACGTTGGTTCACTTGCCGTATTCGTCGATTGAGACGGTGTTTAACAACAGGCAGGTTTGGGGGAATAGGCAGAACCATCACCCGTCATGTATTTTATACGATTTGGAAGATGAACAGCAGTGGAAACCGTTCCTCAAAGCACCCCTAGAAGATGAATTAACCCAATACCTACAAATCACACCACCACCAACTCTCCACAAATGGTAA
- the Dhodh gene encoding dihydroorotate dehydrogenase (fumarate): MFYLRHFRRFCGTAVNGKIHSEINQNRKINKFLVRGVFVFGMGVGVYVCMRNPSCPIYDGILYGLRKCLDPEESHKLSIVLAKLGLTPVDYSIDPPILYNNIKHIKIFNPIGMAAGYDKNCQVPLEILRLGFGFIEVGTVLPNPQPGNPKPRLFRLPNNKALINSLGFNSLGIDVAVENMKVARARQESDPLTRDSIIGISIGKNLNGEILADVSHCIERIGLYSDYLCINVSSPNTPNLRDNQRKEPLLKLVKTAKNALKDLETRVSTENLTYVNTTKTRPLLFFKISPDVTDQELKDIADIALEHGLDGLVLTNTTISRPECLGEELERAGNPRGGLSGHPLKEHARKVVFQMYKLTSGKIPIIACGGISTAQDALEMIEAGASACQLLTGLVYHGPKLPSLIKNDLAKLLNQRGYKNIKEAVGSAHK, from the exons aTGTTTTATTTACGGCATTTCAGGCGGTTCTGCGGAACCGCGGTAAACGGTAAAATCCACTCTGAGATTAACCAAAATCGCAAAATCAAC aagTTTCTGGTTCGGGGCGTGTTTGTGTTTGGCATGGGCGTTGGCGTATACGTTTGCATGAGGAATCCAAGTTGTCCGATTTACGACGGAATTCTGTACGGCTTAAGGAAATGTCTAGACCCCGAGGAATCTCATAAACTTAGCATAGTTCTGGCCAAATTGGGACTTACACCCGTGGATTATTCCATTGATCCGCCCATTCTctataataacattaagcacattaaaatatttaatccaatag GTATGGCAGCTGGCTATGATAAGAACTGCCAGGTCCCGCTGGAGATTCTAAGGCTAGGGTTTGGGTTCATAGAAGTTGGAACTGTTTTACCAAACCCACAGCCCGGGAATCCCAAACCAAGGCTATTCAGACTCCCAAACAATAAAGCACTCATCAACTCACTAGGCTTCAACAg TTTGGGAATTGATGTTGCGGTGGAGAATATGAAGGTGGCTAGGGCTAGGCAGGAGAGTGATCCGCTTACAAGGGACTCAATTATCGGAATTAGCATAG GGAAAAATCTCAATGGAGAGATTTTGGCTGATGTGTCACATTGTATTGAGCGGATCGGACTGTACTCAGATTACCTGTGCATCAACGTTAGCTCACCGAACACGCCGAATCTGAGAGATAATCAGAGAAAAGAACCCCTGCTAAAGCTCGTAAAAACGGCCAAAAACGCCCTAAAAGACCTGGAGACAAGAGTTTCTACAGAGAATTTAACATACGTAAACACTACGAAAACGAGGCCgttgttattttttaaaatttca CCTGATGTCACGGATCAAGAGCTAAAGGACATTGCCGATATC GCGTTGGAGCATGGTTTGGATGGACTTGTGCTGACAAACACAACT ATTTCGAGGCCTGAGTGTTTGGGAGAGGAGTTGGAGAGGGCTGGAAATCCCAGGGGAGGCCTGAGCGGTCATCCGCTGAAGGAACACGCCAGAAAAGTTGTATTCCAAATGTATAAACTGACAAGCGGAAAAATACCAATCATCGCC tGCGGGGGAATCTCTACGGCGCAAGACGCCCTGGAAATGATCGAGGCTGGCGCCTCAGCTTGCCAACTTCTTACAGGACTG GTGTACCACGGGCCTAAGCTCCCCAGCCTAATAAAGAACGACTTGGCCAAATTACTAAACCAACgtg gttataaaaatattaaagaaGCCGTCGGCTCAGCACATAAATGA
- the sec18 gene encoding ATPase family associated with various cellular activities (AAA) family protein, whose protein sequence is MKPVFRTVKKLPDESLTYTNCVYVNRELYENLRSESIMAYATIEGMVFCAKFHELATEKDIFMNSCARELIKVSVGQGVTVSSESNHTGNSRNFDISAKYPPAHRIKFNVSHFKPQNKEIPLLEFEKLSSQVKKMFNEHVLHYDQSLPLLLDRSQLRLKVCNLYLDSGDEHSFNLAIKARLCSDTELEFGYTTIEGTELKIPKTQSIFKPNFKFEELGIGGLDNEFADIFRRAFASRIYPPELLKELGISHVKGLLLYGPPGTGKTLIARQISKALNCTKLKTVNGPEIMSRFFGQSEENVRNLFLDAENEYARMGDRSGLHIIIFDEIDSICQRRGSDTSGTAARDSIVNQLLSKIDGVDSLNNILLIGMTNRLDMIDEALLRPGRFEVHIEVGLPDENGRQQILKIHTKVMRESKRLSNDVDLNHVVKQTKNYSGAELEGLVKCAVSYAIQRHVDGSDLSRPKNIDQIIVNQNDFESALLEVKPAYGVDSVNLNTFSRHGIIPFGSKFQEVLETCITLAKQVSKSDKTPVLSVLLHGPVGSGKSALAAHVASIAAFPFVKVISPESYIGLSELAKVNAIHKAFDDAHKTPQSLIILDNIERLIDYSPIGPRFSNNILQCLLILIKKAPEHQRRIFVIGTTSEEEFMEMANVTEAFTVSTQVPLVTGPNEIIQALSGVKLQDLTFTQEEIYLVANSGKVPEIGIKHLLLALEIAIQKTIELGTSYISSGTFLESLEACGYL, encoded by the exons ATGAAACCGGTGTTTAGAacagttaaaaaattaccagACGAGTCTCTTACGTATACAAATTGC GTATACGTCAACAGGGAGCTCTATGAAAATCTGAGATCAGAGTCCATAATGGCCTATGCTACGATAGAAGGGATGGTTTTTTGCGCcaa ATTCCACGAACTGGCAACTGAGAAGGATATTTTCATGAACAGCTGCGCGAGGGAACTTATCAAAGTCTCAGTAGGCCAGGGCGTAACAGTGTCTTCCGAGTCCAATCACACCGGAAACTCGAGAAATTTCGATATCTCCGCCAAATACCCACCCGCACATCGCATCAAATTCAATGTCTCACACTTCAAACCACAAAATAAAG AGATACCGTTGTTGGAGTTTGAGAAGTTGTCGTCACAGGTGAAGAAGATGTTTAATGAGCACGTTTTGCACTATGACCAATCGTTGCCGCTGCTGCTGGACAGGTCACAGCTTCGGCTCAA GGTGTGTAACTTGTACTTGGACTCTGGTGACGAGCATTCGTTTAACTTGGCAATTAAGGCGAGGCTGTGTTCGGACACTGAGTTGGAATTTGGCTACACGACAATCGAGGGCACAGAGCTTAAGATCCCAAAGACCCAGAGCATATTTAAACCcaatttcaaatttgagGAGCTGGGAATTGGAGGCTTAGACAACGAATTCGCGGACATTTTCAGGAGAGCATTCGCATCCAGAATTTACCCGCCAGAACTCCTCAAGGAACTCGGAATCTCACACGTCAAAG GCCTCCTACTCTACGGACCACCCGGAACCGGTAAAACACTAATCGCCAGACAAATCTCCAAAGCTCTCAACTGCACCAAACTCAAG ACGGTGAATGGTCCGGAGATAATGAGTCGTTTTTTTGGTCAGTCTGAGGAGAATGTGCGGAATTTATTTTTGGACGCGGAGAACGAATATGCGCGAATGGGTGACCGGTCCGGCCTGCACATTATCATATTCGATGAAATCGACTCCATATGCCAAAGGAGAGGATCCGACACTTCCGGCACA GCCGCGAGGGACAGTATAGTGAACCAGCTACTGTCGAAGATTGACGGAGTCGACTCGTTAAACAATATTCTG TTGATTGGCATGACGAATCGGCTGGACATGATAGACGAGGCGTTGTTGAGGCCTGGGCGGTTTGAGGTGCACATAGAAGTGGGACTACCAGACGAAAACGGCAGGCAACAGATACTTAAAATACACACCAAAGTAATGAGGGAATCCAAACGACTCTCAAACGACGTCGATCTCAACCACGTCGTCAAACAAACCAAAAATTACTCCGGAGCTGAACTCGAA GGTTTGGTGAAGTGTGCGGTGAGTTATGCGATACAGCGTCATGTTGATGGTAGTGACTTGAGTAGGCCGAAGAACATTGACCAGATAATAGTGAACCAGAACGACTTTGAGTCAGCGTTGTTGGAGGTTAAGCCTGCGTACGGCGTGGACTCCGTAAACTTAAACACATTCTCAAGGCATGGAATTATCCCGTTTGGGAGTAAATTCCAGGAGGTTTTGGAAACTTGCATAACCCTGGCAAAACAAGTGTCAAAATCCGACAAGACACCCGTGCTCTCAGTGCTCTTACACGGACCCGTAGGGTCCGGGAAATCAGCACTAGCAGCACACGTAGCATCAATCGCAGCTTTCCCATTCGTCAAAGTCATCTCACCAGAATCTTACATCGGACTCTCA GAGTTGGCGAAGGTGAATGCGATACATAAGGCGTTTGATGATGCGCATAAGACACCGCAGTCGTTGATAATTTTGGATAACATTGAGCGGTTGATAGATTACTCGCCGATTGGCCCTAGGTTCAGCAATAACATACTCCAGTGCCTTTTAATTCTAATTAAAAAGGCGCCGGAACACCAGAGACGCATTTTCGTTATCGGCACCACCTCAGAAGAAGAGTTCATGGAA ATGGCGAACGTGACGGAGGCGTTTACAGTGTCCACGCAGGTGCCACTTGTCACAGGCCCAAACGAGATCATCCAGGCACTCAGCGGAGTCAAACTTCAAGACCTCACATTCACACAAGAAGAAATTTATCTC GTGGCAAATTCGGGGAAGGTGCCGGAGATTGGGATTAAGCACCTGCTCCTGGCGCTGGAAATCGCAATTCAAAAGACCATCGAACTTG GAACGAGTTACATATCGAGTGGTACGTTTTTGGAGAGTTTGGAGGCGTGTGGTTACttgtaa